In Kaistia defluvii, one genomic interval encodes:
- a CDS encoding ATP-binding cassette domain-containing protein translates to MLEIRDLSKRYGETVALDGANIDFTPGTIHTILGENGSGKSTLVKLLSGIVTPDRGTITFSGRAIAGRDPAEFRAAGFATVFQEVLIAPDRSVADNILLGYDGLFRRRVPRGERRALAGRILSEFASTAVPLDEPAGEVPLAAQQLIVLARALTRSPRVLILDEVTAALDFADREAVFALMRRLAAEGCLILFITHRMDEVTGLSDRVTVLRSGQVVKTLEKGNLVPDELLALMAPDTARELHHG, encoded by the coding sequence ATGCTGGAGATCCGCGATCTCTCCAAGCGCTATGGCGAGACGGTCGCGCTGGACGGCGCGAACATCGATTTCACGCCCGGCACGATCCATACGATCCTGGGCGAGAACGGTTCGGGCAAGAGCACGCTGGTCAAGCTGCTCTCCGGCATCGTCACGCCCGATCGCGGCACCATCACCTTTTCAGGCCGCGCCATCGCCGGCCGCGATCCGGCCGAATTCCGCGCCGCCGGCTTCGCCACCGTGTTCCAGGAAGTGCTGATCGCGCCGGACCGCAGCGTCGCCGACAACATCCTGCTCGGCTATGACGGCCTGTTCCGCCGCCGCGTGCCGCGCGGGGAGCGCCGGGCGCTTGCCGGCCGCATCCTGTCCGAATTCGCATCGACCGCCGTGCCGCTCGACGAGCCGGCGGGGGAGGTGCCGCTGGCGGCGCAGCAATTGATCGTGCTCGCCCGCGCCCTGACCCGGTCGCCGCGCGTGCTGATCCTCGACGAGGTCACCGCCGCGCTCGATTTCGCCGATCGGGAGGCGGTATTCGCGCTGATGCGGCGGCTGGCGGCCGAGGGCTGTCTCATCCTGTTCATCACCCACCGCATGGACGAGGTCACCGGCCTCTCCGACCGCGTGACCGTGCTGCGCAGCGGGCAGGTGGTGAAGACGCTGGAGAAAGGCAATCTGGTGCCGGACGAACTGCTCGCGCTGATGGCGCCGGACACCGCGCGGGAGCTGCATCATGGCTGA
- a CDS encoding polysaccharide deacetylase family protein, which produces MPTLTIRTALTGLVLSLLMGTAASAKSHDIELKLRIAAPPPGPRVVALTFDACSGAIDQRILKELVDNHIPATLFVTHRWLKRNATAMAVVMAHPELFQVENHGDQHVPAITDIPSLYGVKTAGSLEAVQREVDGGALAVQQATGKPPRWFRGATAVYSRDALDSIRAAGYSIAGFSLNADMGASLPAATVAKRIAAAKSGDVIIAHINQPGHPAGLGVVEGIQRLVAAGTVFVKLDDVQTQASN; this is translated from the coding sequence ATGCCGACGCTCACCATCCGCACCGCCCTGACCGGGCTTGTCCTGTCGCTCCTGATGGGCACGGCGGCGTCCGCCAAGTCGCATGACATCGAGTTGAAGCTGCGCATCGCCGCGCCGCCGCCGGGCCCGCGCGTCGTGGCGCTGACCTTCGATGCCTGCTCCGGCGCGATCGACCAGCGCATCCTGAAGGAACTGGTGGACAACCACATCCCGGCGACGCTGTTCGTCACCCATCGCTGGCTGAAGCGCAACGCCACCGCCATGGCCGTCGTGATGGCGCACCCCGAGCTGTTCCAAGTCGAGAACCATGGCGACCAGCACGTGCCGGCCATCACCGACATTCCGAGCCTCTATGGCGTGAAGACCGCCGGCTCGCTGGAAGCGGTGCAGCGGGAGGTCGATGGCGGCGCCCTGGCCGTCCAGCAGGCAACCGGCAAGCCGCCGCGCTGGTTCCGCGGCGCCACCGCCGTCTACAGCCGCGACGCGCTCGATTCGATCCGCGCCGCCGGCTATTCGATCGCCGGCTTCTCGCTCAATGCCGACATGGGCGCCTCGCTGCCGGCCGCCACCGTCGCCAAGCGCATCGCCGCCGCGAAATCGGGCGACGTCATCATCGCCCACATCAACCAGCCGGGCCATCCGGCTGGCCTCGGCGTGGTCGAGGGCATCCAGCGCCTCGTGGCGGCCGGCACGGTGTTCGTCAAGCTCGACGACGTGCAGACCCAGGCGAGCAACTGA
- a CDS encoding ATP-binding cassette domain-containing protein, whose amino-acid sequence MADPSALSIRGLSLKPGGIPFDQDIRRGEIVGLAGLDGHGQDAFIETLAGLRPPVVGHVGTGRDGERVIRSFRRAIQSGIAYLPRDRRATGIFPSMSILDNFAIATVGRDRKLGLISLSERSKRYDYYRDRLSIVAPDPGRMITTLSGGNQQKVLLARALAHKPDVLLLNDPTRGVDIATRRVLYSVFRELAAEGMALVILSTEIEEALVLCDRILVFREQELAASLTGAERSSERIISTMFGRAA is encoded by the coding sequence ATGGCTGATCCGTCCGCGCTCTCCATTCGCGGCCTGTCGCTGAAGCCGGGCGGCATTCCGTTCGACCAGGATATCCGCCGCGGCGAGATCGTTGGGCTGGCCGGCCTCGACGGCCACGGCCAGGACGCCTTCATAGAGACGCTGGCCGGGCTGCGCCCGCCGGTCGTCGGCCATGTCGGCACCGGGCGGGACGGCGAGCGGGTGATACGCAGCTTCCGCCGGGCGATCCAGAGCGGCATCGCCTATCTGCCGCGCGACCGCCGCGCCACCGGCATCTTCCCCTCCATGTCGATCCTCGACAATTTCGCCATCGCGACGGTGGGCCGGGACCGCAAGCTCGGGCTGATCAGCTTGTCCGAGCGGAGCAAGCGCTACGACTATTACCGCGACCGCCTGTCGATCGTCGCGCCCGACCCCGGCCGCATGATCACCACGCTTTCAGGCGGCAACCAGCAGAAGGTGCTGCTCGCCCGCGCGCTGGCGCACAAGCCGGACGTGCTGCTCCTGAACGACCCGACGCGCGGCGTCGACATCGCCACCCGCCGCGTCCTCTATTCCGTGTTCCGCGAACTCGCGGCCGAAGGCATGGCGCTGGTCATCCTCTCGACCGAGATCGAGGAGGCGCTGGTGCTGTGCGACCGCATCCTCGTGTTCCGCGAGCAGGAACTCGCCGCCTCGCTGACGGGGGCCGAGCGCTCCTCCGAGCGCATCATATCCACCATGTTCGGGCGCGCAGCATGA
- a CDS encoding IclR family transcriptional regulator, producing MAKEAVKAKKAEPAKQASAALAYKAPALEKGLDILELLAAQSGGLILSQIAHSLGRSVQEVYRVVVSLERRGYVERKPPGEAFQISMKLFDLACGHPPIRRLRETAQPILQSLAAEVEEAIILSILDGLSVRVIAVADNPAPVGFRVRLGTQTKMLSTASGRTLIAFQNEPTRAMLIERASEELRARDRDPEPLIRRVEQIQKRGYEVVADETLRGITDVSFPIFDASGIAQAALTMPFLLWVTNQVQLADASKHLYEAAAELCRQIGGYLPEPKFPIRGI from the coding sequence ATGGCGAAAGAAGCCGTGAAGGCCAAGAAGGCCGAGCCTGCCAAGCAGGCGAGCGCCGCCCTCGCCTACAAGGCGCCGGCCCTGGAGAAGGGGCTCGATATCCTGGAACTGCTGGCTGCTCAGTCGGGCGGGCTGATCCTGTCGCAGATCGCCCATTCGCTGGGCCGCTCGGTGCAGGAAGTATATCGCGTGGTCGTCTCGCTGGAGCGGCGCGGCTATGTCGAGCGCAAGCCGCCGGGCGAGGCTTTCCAGATCTCGATGAAGCTGTTCGACCTCGCCTGCGGCCATCCGCCGATCCGGCGCCTGCGCGAAACGGCCCAGCCGATCCTGCAGAGCCTGGCCGCCGAGGTCGAGGAAGCGATCATCCTGTCGATCCTGGACGGGCTCTCGGTGCGCGTCATCGCGGTCGCCGACAATCCCGCCCCGGTCGGGTTTCGCGTGCGGCTCGGCACGCAGACGAAGATGCTCTCGACCGCTTCTGGGCGCACGCTGATCGCCTTCCAGAACGAGCCGACCCGCGCCATGCTGATCGAGCGCGCCTCGGAAGAACTGCGCGCCCGCGACAGGGACCCGGAACCGTTGATCCGCCGCGTCGAGCAGATCCAGAAGCGCGGCTATGAGGTGGTCGCGGACGAGACGCTGCGCGGCATCACCGACGTCTCCTTCCCGATCTTCGACGCCAGCGGCATCGCCCAGGCGGCGCTCACCATGCCGTTCCTGCTCTGGGTCACCAACCAGGTCCAGCTCGCCGACGCCTCGAAGCATCTCTACGAGGCGGCGGCCGAGCTCTGCCGGCAGATCGGCGGTTACCTGCCGGAGCCGAAATTCCCGATCCGGGGGATATAG
- a CDS encoding substrate-binding domain-containing protein, which produces MSVAGFARAETPPAFATLPPEVQALYLGVEETIQPSAYDNFGPVKQPWKWCHSESYQGNPWRVSVTHELERLVGLYKEKGWISDFEMSDSNGDTGQQIAQIRAFIDKKCSIITSFAGSSTALNEVIEAAFKAGIPFVTGSGAVTSPYAINVDSNFVKFGYDVAKGVIDGIGGKGNVLRIEGIAGSPLVAQQRAGADKAFAEAPDVKVVRDVNGNWSPNVTKTVTLQVLATTPQPIAGVWTSGSESRIVAEAFKQAGRPIPVVSGSISGDALGFWKDNQDTFRFTGGALMPSWTAQTLFRVGVRVLEGQQPKLNILMIPVPAVKPDELGKWHRDCMTKDAVSIFPVAPEDPMPEALMDAYFAKPAHTQLFDYAQTPDPCAK; this is translated from the coding sequence ATGAGTGTCGCCGGATTTGCCAGGGCGGAAACGCCGCCGGCCTTCGCGACGCTGCCGCCGGAAGTGCAGGCGCTCTATCTCGGCGTCGAGGAGACGATCCAGCCCTCCGCCTATGACAATTTCGGCCCCGTGAAGCAGCCCTGGAAGTGGTGCCATTCGGAGTCCTATCAGGGTAATCCCTGGCGTGTTTCCGTCACGCACGAACTGGAGCGTCTGGTCGGTCTCTACAAGGAGAAGGGCTGGATTTCCGATTTCGAGATGTCGGATTCCAATGGCGACACCGGCCAGCAGATCGCGCAGATCCGCGCCTTCATCGACAAGAAGTGCAGCATCATCACCTCGTTTGCCGGTTCGTCGACTGCGCTGAATGAGGTGATCGAGGCCGCCTTCAAGGCTGGCATTCCCTTTGTCACCGGCTCCGGCGCGGTCACCAGCCCCTATGCCATCAACGTCGACTCGAACTTCGTGAAGTTTGGCTATGACGTCGCCAAGGGCGTCATCGACGGCATCGGCGGCAAGGGCAATGTGCTGCGCATCGAGGGCATCGCCGGCAGCCCGCTGGTCGCCCAGCAGCGCGCCGGCGCCGACAAGGCCTTCGCCGAGGCGCCCGACGTCAAAGTCGTCCGCGACGTCAATGGCAACTGGTCGCCCAACGTCACCAAGACCGTGACGCTGCAGGTGCTGGCCACCACGCCGCAGCCGATCGCCGGCGTCTGGACCTCCGGTTCGGAGTCGCGCATCGTCGCCGAGGCGTTCAAGCAGGCCGGCCGGCCGATCCCCGTCGTCTCCGGCTCGATCTCGGGCGATGCGCTCGGCTTCTGGAAGGACAACCAGGATACGTTCCGCTTCACCGGCGGCGCGCTGATGCCGTCCTGGACGGCGCAGACCCTGTTCCGCGTCGGCGTGCGCGTGCTCGAGGGCCAGCAGCCGAAGCTCAACATCCTGATGATCCCCGTGCCGGCCGTGAAGCCGGACGAACTCGGCAAGTGGCACCGCGACTGCATGACCAAGGACGCCGTCTCGATCTTCCCGGTCGCGCCCGAGGATCCGATGCCGGAAGCGCTGATGGATGCCTATTTCGCCAAGCCGGCGCATACGCAGCTGTTCGACTACGCGCAGACGCCGGACCCCTGCGCCAAGTAG
- a CDS encoding MgtC/SapB family protein, whose protein sequence is MDLYLDTALRLGMAVFCGLLIGIDRDAREKPAGMRTLALVSLGAALATVSVSHIEMFVGHPDAQSRMLQGVVQGVLAGIGFIGAGAILRRGKRDEVVHGVTTAATVWVAAALGVACGLGDWPVAILALVLVFVILVIAKPIERRWLDHLQALEAKRHAAEPPPPAPDGPA, encoded by the coding sequence ATGGATCTCTATCTGGATACGGCGCTTCGCCTCGGCATGGCGGTGTTCTGCGGCCTGCTGATCGGCATCGACCGCGACGCGCGGGAAAAGCCGGCCGGCATGCGCACCCTGGCGCTGGTGTCGCTCGGCGCGGCGCTGGCGACCGTCAGCGTCAGCCATATCGAGATGTTTGTCGGCCATCCCGATGCGCAGAGCCGGATGCTCCAAGGCGTCGTGCAGGGCGTGCTGGCGGGCATCGGCTTCATCGGCGCCGGCGCGATCCTGCGGCGCGGCAAGCGCGACGAGGTCGTGCACGGCGTGACGACGGCCGCGACGGTCTGGGTGGCGGCAGCGCTGGGCGTTGCCTGCGGCCTCGGCGACTGGCCCGTCGCGATCCTCGCGCTGGTCCTGGTCTTCGTCATCCTGGTCATCGCCAAGCCGATCGAGCGGCGCTGGCTCGATCACCTGCAGGCCCTGGAGGCGAAGCGCCATGCCGCCGAGCCGCCGCCGCCGGCTCCCGATGGCCCCGCCTAG
- a CDS encoding DUF1345 domain-containing protein encodes MSYVQHHWKQHRHFYESVVVAILSYFIIRLVFDEFALIAAGDVFFIVYLFFLFRLARKANLDKLRMRARTEDEGIALIMCLTVGAIAFSFYSIFSILNGPNTTAAHLATAIISIPLGWVVFNTLFAFHYARLYYAPAGTDNDADGKEDDAGGLIFPDTPEPVIWDFFYFSFCLGATFQTSDVNVRTTGFRMVMMFHSIASFVFNTTLLALAINLGASVLT; translated from the coding sequence ATTTCATACGTTCAGCACCACTGGAAGCAGCATCGGCACTTCTACGAGTCGGTCGTCGTCGCGATCCTGTCCTATTTCATCATCCGGCTGGTCTTTGACGAATTTGCGCTGATCGCCGCCGGCGACGTGTTCTTCATCGTCTACCTGTTCTTCCTGTTCCGGCTGGCCAGGAAGGCCAATCTCGACAAGTTGCGGATGCGGGCGCGAACCGAGGACGAGGGCATCGCCCTGATCATGTGCCTGACGGTCGGCGCCATCGCCTTCTCGTTCTATTCGATCTTCTCGATCCTGAACGGCCCCAACACGACGGCGGCGCATCTCGCCACCGCGATCATCAGCATCCCGCTCGGCTGGGTCGTGTTCAACACGCTGTTCGCGTTCCACTATGCCCGGCTCTATTACGCGCCGGCGGGAACCGACAATGATGCGGACGGCAAGGAAGACGATGCCGGCGGCCTGATCTTCCCGGATACGCCGGAGCCGGTGATCTGGGACTTCTTCTATTTCTCGTTCTGCCTCGGCGCGACGTTCCAGACTTCGGACGTCAATGTGCGGACGACCGGCTTCCGGATGGTGATGATGTTCCATTCGATCGCGTCGTTCGTGTTCAACACGACGCTGCTGGCGCTCGCCATCAATCTCGGCGCCAGCGTCCTGACCTAG
- a CDS encoding ABC transporter permease, producing the protein MARLTSDQARVFGALIVAVALHLTGTALIEGYSSEFSMRAMLVLGSLLAIASIGQTLVVIIGGIDLSIPFIIGFANVVTAQLYGGGMNFALVCAIVIGLACGIGALNGLISSSLKLHPLIVTLGIGTIVQGSVLLWTGGFPSGSAPESITEFVSIGGSVGFLPVPWLVPCFIALAAIVTVALARTAYGRRLFALGSNPRAAPLALINPVAMWTVTFAISAAFAAVTGILLLGFTGSAYGEVGQPYLFQTIAAVVIGGTALVGGRGSYLGTVAGALVLTEINTLLIGIGLQPSLVQAVLGVVIVVLVSFYGRDAHVRTTI; encoded by the coding sequence ATGGCACGCCTGACCAGTGACCAGGCGCGGGTCTTCGGCGCGCTGATCGTCGCCGTCGCGCTCCACCTCACCGGCACCGCCCTGATCGAGGGCTATTCGAGCGAGTTCTCGATGCGGGCCATGCTGGTGCTCGGCTCGCTGCTGGCGATCGCCTCGATCGGCCAGACGCTGGTGGTGATCATCGGCGGCATCGACCTGTCGATCCCCTTCATCATCGGCTTCGCCAATGTCGTCACTGCGCAGCTCTATGGCGGAGGCATGAACTTCGCCCTGGTCTGCGCCATCGTCATCGGCCTTGCCTGCGGGATCGGCGCGCTGAACGGGCTTATCTCCTCGAGCCTGAAGCTGCATCCGCTGATCGTCACGCTTGGCATCGGCACGATCGTGCAGGGCTCGGTGCTGCTGTGGACCGGCGGCTTCCCCTCCGGCTCGGCGCCGGAATCGATCACCGAATTCGTCTCGATCGGGGGCTCGGTCGGCTTCCTGCCCGTGCCGTGGCTGGTGCCATGCTTCATCGCGCTGGCGGCGATCGTCACCGTGGCGCTCGCCCGCACGGCCTATGGCCGCCGCCTGTTCGCGCTCGGCAGCAACCCGCGCGCCGCGCCGCTGGCGCTGATCAACCCGGTGGCGATGTGGACGGTGACCTTCGCGATCTCCGCCGCCTTCGCAGCCGTGACCGGCATTCTGCTGCTCGGCTTCACGGGCTCCGCCTATGGCGAGGTCGGCCAGCCCTATCTGTTCCAGACTATCGCCGCCGTCGTCATCGGCGGCACGGCGCTGGTAGGCGGGCGTGGCTCCTATCTCGGCACGGTCGCCGGCGCGCTGGTGCTGACCGAGATCAACACCCTGCTGATCGGCATCGGCTTGCAGCCGTCGCTGGTGCAGGCCGTGCTCGGCGTCGTCATCGTCGTGCTGGTGTCGTTCTACGGCCGCGACGCCCATGTCCGGACCACGATCTGA
- a CDS encoding response regulator, which translates to MAEGGPVILLIEDEPLVRSAVAEMLEDLGFVVELACSAAEASARLGGADHPYRVIIIDVGLPDRSGEDLAKDILAALADVPVVIASGGDPADLDPTLARDPRVSFLGKPYGMRAMIEVLSRLGIAVTPD; encoded by the coding sequence ATGGCTGAGGGCGGACCGGTGATCCTGCTGATCGAGGATGAGCCGCTGGTACGCTCCGCCGTCGCGGAGATGCTCGAGGATCTGGGCTTTGTCGTCGAACTCGCGTGCTCGGCCGCGGAGGCGTCGGCTCGCCTGGGCGGGGCCGACCATCCCTATCGCGTCATCATCATCGATGTCGGCCTGCCGGATCGTTCCGGCGAGGATCTCGCCAAGGACATTCTCGCGGCGTTGGCCGACGTTCCCGTCGTCATCGCCAGCGGCGGCGATCCCGCCGACCTCGACCCGACGCTCGCCCGCGACCCACGCGTCAGCTTCCTGGGCAAGCCCTATGGCATGCGCGCGATGATCGAGGTTCTCTCCCGCCTGGGCATCGCCGTGACGCCCGATTGA
- a CDS encoding ABC transporter permease gives MTASAISPPAGKASALKAVWRQTGFAPILFVVLLAINIFINPARFAPGAWGTLIGLAAPLVGAAIASAPAILGGRGGIDISVGPIMGFVNAIVVLVLIQKLGLSSPFIVVGAAVLIGAAIGALNGFLATILRIQPIVATLGTYLLLVGTTLTILPAPTGTVPVWLKSLGGPLSILPLGAVFLIWIGIRRLPYYDHLMAVGSDDRAAYTAGIPVTLVRFLSYVITGVFAGVAGLMMTALIGSADPSIGPTYTLIAISAVALGGVSLAGGRGGLLGAAIGAIDIFLLQSALTFFNFSTFVLQIAYGAILVIAIVLTALQDRWLGRMRGAA, from the coding sequence ATGACGGCATCCGCAATCTCCCCGCCGGCTGGCAAGGCTTCGGCCCTGAAGGCCGTCTGGCGCCAGACCGGCTTCGCGCCGATCCTGTTCGTCGTGCTGCTGGCGATCAACATCTTCATCAACCCGGCCCGCTTCGCGCCGGGCGCCTGGGGCACGCTGATCGGCCTCGCCGCGCCGCTGGTCGGCGCGGCCATCGCTTCGGCCCCGGCGATCCTGGGCGGACGGGGCGGCATCGACATCTCGGTCGGGCCCATCATGGGCTTCGTCAACGCCATCGTCGTGCTGGTGCTGATCCAGAAGCTCGGCCTCAGCTCGCCCTTCATCGTCGTCGGCGCGGCGGTGCTGATCGGCGCTGCCATCGGCGCGCTGAACGGCTTCCTGGCCACCATCCTGCGCATCCAGCCGATCGTCGCGACGCTCGGCACCTATCTGCTTCTCGTCGGCACGACGCTGACCATCCTGCCGGCGCCGACCGGCACGGTGCCCGTCTGGCTGAAGTCGCTCGGCGGGCCGCTGTCGATCCTGCCGCTCGGCGCCGTGTTCCTGATCTGGATCGGTATCCGCCGCCTGCCATACTACGACCACCTGATGGCGGTCGGCAGCGATGACCGCGCTGCCTACACGGCCGGCATCCCGGTCACGCTGGTCCGCTTCCTCTCCTATGTCATCACCGGCGTGTTCGCCGGCGTCGCGGGGCTGATGATGACGGCGCTGATCGGCTCGGCCGATCCTTCGATCGGTCCCACCTACACGCTGATCGCCATTTCAGCCGTGGCACTGGGTGGCGTCAGCCTGGCCGGCGGGCGCGGCGGTTTGCTGGGGGCGGCTATCGGCGCGATCGACATTTTCCTGCTGCAGAGCGCGCTGACCTTCTTCAACTTCTCCACCTTCGTCCTGCAGATCGCCTATGGCGCGATCCTCGTCATCGCCATCGTGCTGACGGCCTTGCAGGATCGCTGGCTCGGACGCATGCGGGGAGCAGCCTAG
- a CDS encoding amidohydrolase family protein, with product MTGQRYNGPIIDAHHHFWDLRLGKHGWLKGGDSADELAPLRQNHLVADYEALAAPQNIVASVHVEANWDPADPAGESRWLDTLQRSPGIAARYVAHAALLDPGAERLLEAHAANGRVVGIREILSWHPDPAKRRMPDNDRMDDPRWRANLARFREHGFSFDLLITPHQFESTRRLVADFPDIAFILNHCASPIDRDAEGMKRWRDGLGLLAAAPNVAIKISDPVAYDPQWTRESLGEVIDACIGAFGPERSMFATDHPVAGLHIGFAEWVDVFKDATRGFSAEEQAALFEGSARRWYRMA from the coding sequence ATGACGGGGCAACGCTATAACGGGCCAATCATCGACGCCCATCATCACTTCTGGGACCTGCGGCTCGGCAAGCATGGCTGGCTGAAGGGCGGCGATTCCGCCGACGAACTGGCGCCGCTGCGCCAAAACCATCTCGTCGCCGATTATGAGGCGCTGGCCGCGCCCCAAAACATCGTCGCCAGCGTGCATGTCGAGGCGAACTGGGATCCGGCGGACCCGGCCGGGGAAAGCCGCTGGCTCGATACGCTGCAGCGTTCGCCTGGCATCGCCGCGCGCTATGTCGCCCATGCCGCGCTGCTCGACCCCGGCGCCGAGAGGCTGCTGGAGGCGCACGCCGCCAACGGGCGCGTCGTCGGCATCCGCGAGATCCTGAGCTGGCATCCCGACCCGGCCAAGCGCCGCATGCCCGACAATGACCGCATGGACGATCCGCGCTGGCGCGCCAACCTGGCCCGCTTCCGCGAGCACGGGTTCAGCTTCGACCTGCTGATCACGCCGCATCAGTTCGAAAGCACGCGCCGGCTCGTCGCGGATTTTCCCGACATCGCCTTCATCCTCAACCATTGCGCCAGCCCGATCGACCGCGACGCGGAAGGCATGAAGCGATGGCGCGACGGGCTCGGTCTGCTGGCGGCGGCGCCGAACGTCGCGATCAAGATCTCCGATCCGGTCGCCTACGACCCGCAATGGACCCGCGAGAGCCTGGGCGAGGTGATCGATGCCTGCATCGGGGCCTTCGGACCGGAAAGGTCGATGTTCGCCACCGACCATCCGGTCGCCGGCCTGCATATCGGCTTCGCCGAATGGGTCGACGTGTTCAAGGATGCAACGCGGGGGTTTTCGGCGGAGGAGCAGGCGGCGCTGTTCGAAGGCAGCGCGCGGCGTTGGTATCGGATGGCGTGA